The genomic segment NNNNNNNNNNNNNNNNNNNNNNNNNNNNNNNNNNNNNNNNNNNNNNNNNNNNNNNNNNNNNNNNNNNNNNNNNNNNNNNNNNNNNNNNNNNNNNNNNNNNNNNNNNNNNNNNNNNNNNNNNNNNNNNNNNNNNNNNNNNNNNNNNNNNNNNNNNNNNNNNNNNNNNNNNNNNNNNNNNNNNNNNNNNNNNNNNNNNNNNNNNNNNNNNNNNNNNNNNNNNNNNNNNNNNNNNNNNNNNNNNNNNNNNNNNNNNNNNNNNNNNNNNNNNNNNNNNNNNNNNNNNNNNNNNNNNNNNNNNNNNNNNNNNNNNNNNNNNNNNNNNNNNNNNNNNNNNNNNNNNNNNNNNNNNNNNNNNNNNNNNNNNNNNNNNNNNNNNNNNNNNNNNNNNNNNNNNNNNNNNNNNNNNNNNNNNNNNNNNNNNNNNNNNNNNNNNNNNNNNNNNNNNNNNNNNNNNNNNNNNNNNNNNNNNNNNNNNNNNNNNNNNNNNNNNNNNNNNNNNNNNNNNNNNNNNNNNNNNNNNNNNNNNNNNNNNNNNNNNNNNNNNNNNNNNNNNNNNNNNNNNNNNNNNNNNNNNNNNNNNNNNNNNNNNNNNNNNNNNNNNNNNNNNNNNNNNNNNNNNNNNNNNNNNNNNNNNNNNNNNNNNNNNNNNNNNNNNNNNNNNNNNNNNNNNNNNNNNNNNNNNNNNNNNNNNNNNNNNNNNNNNNNNNNNNNNNNNNNNNNNNNNNNNNNNNNNNNNNNNNNNNNNNNNNNNNNNNNNNNNNNNNNNNNNNNNNNNNNNNNNNNNNNNNNNNNNNNNNNNNNNNNNNNNNNNNNNNNNNNNNNNNNNNNNNNNNNNNNNNNNNNNNNNNNNNNNNNNNNNNNNNNNNNNNNNNNNNNNNNNNNNNNNNNNNNNNNNNNNNNNNNNNNNNNNNNNNNNNNNNNNNNNNNNNNNNNNNNNNNNNNNNNNNNNNNNNNNNNNNNNNNNNNNNNNNNNNNNNNNNNNNNNNNNNNNNNNNNNNNNNNNNNNNNNNNNNNNNNNNNNNNNNNNNNNNNNNNNNNNNNNNNNNNNNNNNNNNNNNNNNNNNNNNNNNNNNNNNNNNNNNNNNNNNNNNNNNNNNNNNNNNNNNNNNNNNNNNNNNNNNNNNNNNNNNNNNNNNNNNNNNNNNNNNNNNNNNNNNNNNNNNNNNNNNNNNNNNNNNNNNNNNNNNNNNNNNNNNNNNNNNNNNNNNNNNNNNNNNNNNNNNNNNNNNNNNNNNNNNNNNNNNNNNNNNNNNNNNNNNNNNNNNNNNNNNNNNNNNNNNNNNNNNNNNNNNNNNNNNNNNNNNNNNNNNNNNNNNNNNNNNNNNNNNNNNNNNNNNNNNNNNNNNNNNNNNNNNNNNNNNNNNNNNNNNNNNNNNNNNNNNNNNNNNNNNNNNNNNNNNNNNNNNNNNNNNNNNNNNNNNNNNNNNNNNNNNNNNNNNNNNNNNNNNNNNNNNNNNNNNNNNNNNNNNNNNNNNNNNNNNNNNNNNNNNNNNNNNNNNNNNNNNNNNNNNNNNNNNNNNNNNNNNNNNNNNNNNNNNNNNNNNNNNNNNNNNNNNNNNNNNNNNNNNNNNNNNNNNNNNNNNNNNNNNNNNNNNNNNNNNNNNNNNNNNNNNNNNNNNNNNNNNNNNNNNNNNNNNNNNNNNNNNNNNNNNNNNNNNNNNNNNNNNNNNNNNNNNNNNNNNNNNNNNNNNNNNNNNNNNNNNNNNNNNNNNNNNNNNNNNNNNNNNNNNNNNNNNNNNNNNNNNNNNNNNNNNNNNNNNNNNNNNNNNNNNNNNNNNNNNNNNNNNNNNNNNNNNNNNNNNNNNNNNNNNNNNNNNNNNNNNNNNNNNNNNNNNNNNNNNNNNNNNNNNNNNNNNNNNNNNNNNNNNNNNNNNNNNNNNNNNNNNNNNNNNNNNNNNNNNNNNNNNNNNNNNNNNNNNNNNNNNNNNNNNNNNNNNNNNNNNNNNNNNNNNNNNNNNNNNNNNNNNNNNNNNNNNNNNNNNNNNNNNNNNNNNNNNNNNNNNNNNNNNNNNNNNNNNNNNNNNNNNNNNNNNNNNNNNNNNNNNNNNNNNNNNNNNNNNNNNNNNNNNNNNNNNNNNNNNNNNNNNNNNNNNNNNNNNNNNNNNNNNNNNNNNNNNNNNNNNNNNNNNNNNNNNNNNNNNNNNNNNNNNNNNNNNNNNNNNNNNNNNNNNNNNNNNNNNNNNNNNNNNNNNNNNNNNNNNNNNNNNNNNNNNNNNNNNNNNNNNNNNNNNNNNNNNNNNNNNNNNNNNNNNNNNNNNNNNNNNNNNNNNNNNNNNNNNNNNNNNNNNNNNNNNNNNNNNNNNNNNNNNNNNNNNNNNNNNNNNNNNNNNNNNNNNNNNNNNNNNNNNNNNNNNNNNNNNNNNNNNNNNNNNNNNNNNNNNNNNNNNNNNNNNNNNNNNNNNNNNNNNNNNNNNNNNNNNNNNNNNNNNNNNNNNNNNNNNNNNNNNNNNNNNNNNNNNNNNNNNNNNNNNNNNNNNNNNNNNNNNNNNNNNNNNNNNNNNNNNNNNNNNNNNNNNNNNNNNNNNNNNNNNNNNNNNNNNNNNNNNNNNNNNNNNNNNNNNNNNNNNNNNNNNNNNNNNNNNNNNNNNNNNNNNNNNNNNNNNNNNNNNNNNNNNNNNNNNNNNNNNNNNNNNNNNNNNNNNNNNNNNNNNNNNNNNNNNNNNNNNNNNNNNNNNNNNNNNNNNNNNNNNNNNNNNNNNNNNNNNNNNNNNNNNNNNNNNNNNNNNNNNNNNNNNNNNNNNNNNNNNNNNNNNNNNNNNNNNNNNNNNNNNNNNNNNNNNNNNNNNNNNNNNNNNNNNNNNNNNNNNNNNNNNNNNNNNNNNNNNNNNNNNNNNNNNNNNNNNNNNNNNNNNNNNNNNNNNNNNNNNNNNNNNNNNNNNNNNNNNNNNNNNNNNNNNNNNNNNNNNNNNNNNNNNNNNNNNNNNNNNNNNNNNNNNNNNNNNNNNNNNNNNNNNNNNNNNNNNNNNNNNNNNNNNNNNNNNNNNNNNNNNNNNNNNNNNNNNNNNNNNNNNNNNNNNNNNNNNNNNNNNNNNNNNNNNNNNNNNNNNNNNNNNNNNNNNNNNNNNNNNNNNNNNNNNNNNNNNNNNNNNNNNNNNNNNNNNNNNNNNNNNNNNNNNNNNNNNNNNNNNNNNNNNNNNNNNNNNNNNNNNNNNNNNNNNNNNNNNNNNNNNNNNNNNNNNNNNNNNNNNNNNNNNNNNNNNNNNNNNNNNNNNNNNNNNNNNNNNNNNNNNNNNNNNNNNNNNNNNNNNNNNNNNNNNNNNNNNNNNNNNNNNNNNNNNNNNNNNNNNNNNNNNNNNNNNNNNNNNNNNNNNNNNNNNNNNNNNNNNNNNNNNNNNNNNNNNNNNNNNNNNNNNNNNNNNNNNNNNNNNNNNNNNNNNNNNNNNNNNNNNNNNNNNNNNNNNNNNNNNNNNNNNNNNNNNNNNNNNNNNNNNNNNNNNNNNNNNNNNNNNNNNNNNNNNNNNNNNNNNNNNNNNNNNNNNNNNNNNNNNNNNNNNNNNNNNNNNNNNNNNNNNNNNNNNNNNNNNNNNNNNNNNNNNNNNNNNNNNNNNNNNNNNNNNNNNNNNNNNNNNNNNNNNNNNNNNNNNNNNNNNNNNNNNNNNNNNNNNNNNNNNNNNNNNNNNNNNNNNNNNNNNNNNNNNNNNNNNNNNNNNNNNNNNNNNNNNNNNNNNNNNNNNNNNNNNNNNNNNNNNNNNNNNNNNNNNNNNNNNNNNNNNNNNNNNNNNNNNNNNNNNNNNNNNNNNNNNNNNNNNNNNNNNNNNNNNNNNNNNNNNNNNNNNNNNNNNNNNNNNNNNNNNNNNNNNNNNNNNNNNNNNNNNNNNNNNNNNNNNNNNNNNNNNNNNNNNNNNNNNNNNNNNNNNNNNNNNNNNNNNNNNNNNNNNNNNNNNNNNNNNNNNNNNNNNNNNNNNNNNNNNNNNNNNNNNNNNNNNNNNNNNNNNNNNNNNNNNNNNNNNNNNNNNNNNNNNNNNNNNNNNNNNNNNNNNNNNNNNNNNNNNNNNNNNNNNNNNNNNNNNNNNNNNNNNNNNNNNNNNNNNNNNNNNNNNNNNNNNNNNNNNNNNNNNNNNNNNNNNNNNNNNNNNNNNNNNNNNNNNNNNNNNNNNNNNNNNNNNNNNNNNNNNNNNNNNNNNNNNNNNNNNNNNNNNNNNNNNNNNNNNNNNNNNNNNNNNNNNNNNNNNNNNNNNNNNNNNNNNNNNNNNNNNNNNNNNNNNNNNNNNNNNNNNNNNNNNNNNNNNNNNNNNNNNNNNNNNNNNNNNNNNNNNNNNNNNNNNNNNNNNNNNNNNNNNNNNNNNNNNNNNNNNNNNNNNNNNNNNNNNNNNNNNNNNNNNNNNNNNNNNNNNNNNNNNNNNNNNNNNNNNNNNNNNNNNNNNNNNNNNNNNNNNNNNNNNNNNNNNNNNNNNNNNNNNNNNNNNNNNNNNNNNNNNNNNNNNNNNNNNNNNNNNNNNNNNNNNNNNNNNNNNNNNNNNNNNNNNNNNNNNNNNNNNNNNNNNNNNNNNNNNNNNNNNNNNNNNNNNNNNNNNNNNNNNNNNNNNNNNNNNNNNNNNNNNNNNNNNNNNNNNNNNNNNNNNNNNNNNNNNNNNNNNNNNNNNNNNNNNNNNNNNNNNNNNNNNNNNNNNNNNNNNNNNNNNNNNNNNNNNNNNNNNNNNNNNNNNNNNNNNNNNNNNNNNNNNNNNNNNNNNNNNNNNNNNNNNNNNNNNNNNNNNNNNNNNNNNNNNNNNNNNNNNNNNNNNNNNNNNNNNNNNNNNNNNNNNNNNNNNNNNNNNNNNNNNNNNNNNNNNNNNNNNNNNNNNNNNNNNNNNNNNNNNNNNNNNNNNNNNNNNNNNNNNNNNNNNNNNNNNNNNNNNNNNNNNNNNNNNNNNNNNNNNNNNNNNNNNNNNNNNNNNNNNNNNNNNNNNNNNNNNNNNNNNNNNNNNNNNNNNNNNNNNNNNNNNNNNNNNNNNNNNNNNNNNNNNNNNNNNNNNNNNNNNNNNNNNNNNNNNNNNNNNNNNNNNNNNNNNNNNNNNNNNNNNNNNNNNNNNNNNNNNNNNNNNNNNNNNNNNNNNNNNNNNNNNNNNNNNNNNNNNNNNNNNNNNNNNNNNNNNNNNNNNNNNNNNNNNNNNNNNNNNNNNNNNNNNNNNNNNNNNNNNNNNNNNNNNNNNNNNNNNNNNNNNNNNNNNNNNNNNNNNNNNNNNNNNNNNNNNNNNNNNNNNNNNNNNNNNNNNNNNNNNNNNNNNNNNNNNNNNNNNNNNNNNNNNNNNNNNNNNNNNNNNNNNNNNNNNNNNNNNNNNNNNNNNNNNNNNNNNNNNNNNNNNNNNNNNNNNNNNNNNNNNNNNNNNNNNNNNNNNNNNNNNNNNNNNNNNNNNNNNNNNNNNNNNNNNNNNNNNNNNNNNNNNNNNNNNNNNNNNNNNNNNNNNNNNNNNNNNNNNNNNNNNNNNNNNNNNNNNNNNNNNNNNNNNNNNNNNNNNNNNNNNNNNNNNNNNNNNNNNNNNNNNNNNNNNNNNNNNNNNNNNNNNNNNNNNNNNNNNNNNNNNNNNNNNNNNNNNNNNNNNNNNNNNNNNNNNNNNNNNNNNNNNNNNNNNNNNNNNNNNNNNNNNNNNNNNNNNNNNNNNNNNNNNNNNNNNNNNNNNNNNNNNNNNNNNNNNNNNNNNNNNNNNNNNNNNNNNNNNNNNNNNNNNNNNNNNNNNNNNNNNNNNNNNNNNNNNNNNNNNNNNNNNNNNNNNNNNNNNNNNNNNNNNNNNNNNNNNNNNNNNNNNNNNNNNNNNNNNNNNNNNNNNNNNNNNNNNNNNNNNNNNNNNNNNNNNNNNNNNNNNNNNNNNNNNNNNNNNNNNNNNNNNNNNNNNNNNNNNNNNNNNNNNNNNNNNNNNNNNNNNNNNNNNNNNNNNNNNNNNNNNNNNNNNNNNNNNNNNNNNNNNNNNNNNNNNNNNNNNNNNNNNNNNNNNNNNNNNNNNNNNNNNNNNNNNNNNNNNNNNNNNNNNNNNNNNNNNNNNNNNNNNNNNNNNNNNNNNNNNNNNNNNNNNNNNNNNNNNNNNNNNNNNNNNNNNNNNNNNNNNNNNNNNNNNNNNNNNNNNNNNNNNNNNNNNNNNNNNNNNNNNNNNNNNNNNNNNNTCAACAAACTTATTCTTTTTATGTCGTCCTTAAGGACATGAGGGATGATGAGCTAGCAGGAGGTGAAAGGGAAGGGGGGGAAATGCAAACACTATTATGTCAATACCTGCTAAGTCAGAACAATTGAGTACAAAGAGCCTTTCAAGGATTTACAGAAGATGAtatgagcaaaagaaaaaacagatccctccattttctgtacatccTTGTTCCctagaggggtcaggaggggtgatggtgtctatctccagccaACATTCCGGATGAGAGGctgggtcaccctggacaggtcgctagtctgtcgcagggcaacacagaaacagacaggaaacaaccatgcacacacacacacacttagggagaatttagagagatcagttaacctaacagtcatgtttttcgactgtgggaggaagacggagtgcctggagagaacccatgcatgcacagggagaacatgcaaactccatgctgAAAGaacccgggccgggaatcaaacccaagacattcttgctgcaaggcaacagctctaccaactgcaccactgtgcagcccaagaaaaaacacaaataaaaataaaatgatctgcCAGTACAACCATAGAGGAAACATGTCAAACTCAGTTCTTCATTAATGGCAAAGGGTTACTGAGATTAAATCTTTGTGGTAAAAGTATAAAtccattttctctctctatttttttattcatcaaagcTTCAGGAATGGAGTGGAGTAAACCAACTCCGGAGTTGAAATCAGTGTCATGTTAATACACAAAGGTAAATAGGTGTGGCCAACGGAGAACAACAACCCCACAGGAACTTAAAGTCTTCTCTGCCTTAGCTGTAAATTCAGATCAGGAGATTGTAAGCAGCTGAGAACATGGAGACTTTGAAggattttgatttctttctatTCTCCAGTCCTACCACTGTACTTGGACTAAGTCTCCTTTTCATAATCCTTTATTTGGTGACTGTTGGTTCCTCCAGAGAAACGGGTAAAGAGCCTCCAGGACCAAAGCCTCTGCCTCTGCTTGGCAACCTGCTGCAGCTTGACCTCCAGAGACCCTACAAAACACTGTGTGAGGTGGGCTCTGACTTAAACTGTTCAGCAACATTTAAACCTGTTTGATCTCTGTtaaattttttctctcttgttttcaTCCAATTAGCTTTCCAAGAAATATGGGTCTgtatttacagtttattttggGCCGAAAAAAGTGGTTGTCCTAGCCGGGTACAGGACAGTCAGAGAGGCTCTGGTCAGCTATCCAGAAGAATTTGgagaaagagaaatcctaccTGTGTTTGTGGATTTATCAAAACATCATGGTATGTCCAGAAGTAAATTATTACAAATCTTTCTAAAAGTACTATTAAACAACTGTTAGACATTCTCACTTTTCTCTCATCACACCCACTGACTTCAGTGTTTTATATGGATTGTATGTGACAGATCAACTATAAAATAGTGTAAGAATTGGGAAGTAGAAGAAAAGAGATCAAtacaatttaaattcaaaaactgaaaatctgaaaagtgtggcatctATTCAATTTTTCTTAAGTATACTTCTCCCAGTTTTGCAGAAGTAACATTTCTGCCCTTTTGTTCTTGGAAAACAGATCAATCTCAGTCAGAATGGATGGAGATTGTCTGTGAACATCCATTTACAATGTATTCCAAAGATTTTCAATAGAATTTACTCCTGTGCTTTGTGTTTACTTAACCATCCTGCtgtcctcgggtcaaaatgacccgccactgtgttaaaactcgcgaaagatccactaaatattattttaggacaacaggagggttaaagtATAACTACTTATAGTTGATCTATCACAGTGAAATTGCcattgaaatttttatttttgtaatttgacaaaatattgaaacaaagtTCAAAATTGATTATGAGTTTTGTTTACTGTATAAGGAATTCTGTTTGCAAACGGAGAAACTTGGAAAGAGATGCGTCGTTTTGCCCTCAGCACCCTCAGAGACTTTGGGATGGGGAAGAGAGTTGCAGAGGAGAAAATCTTAGAGGAGTGTGGACACCTCATTGAAGTGTTTGAGAGTTATAAAGGTATAACATAATGCTGTGTTTCTCTAAGAAACAGATATAAAATTCTTCACTGAAATGGTTTAATCATTGTTGTGGTGTAATAATTCATATGCCTTTTGTAAGttaagtacattttaatagCAGACAAGATAAAACAGTAACTCTCTTGCTCCACAGGGAAACCATTTAACACATCCCGTCCAACAAATAATGCAACATGCAACATCATCTCCTCCATTGTGTTTGGAAGCAGATTTGAATATGATGATCCTGAATTCAGAGATTTGGTTAATCTTGCCACTGAGAATATTAAGATAGTTGGTTCGGCAGGAATCCAGGTAAGCTTAATGTTTCCAATAAGAAACTTAGTAAATAATATACTATAAGCCAAACAGACACTTTGGTAAACCACAGTGATGAAAGTCATCCATTTGTAAGGTAGAGACTGTTAAATTATTGTCTGAAGTCCATGAAGTCCAAACCTGTAATGGTTCACtagaacagtgtttcccaattccagtcctcgaggCCCCCcagcctgcatgttttaggtgttttccttctgccacacacctggattgaatctttgggtgattaacaggctcctgcagtacttggtggctgcagaagatgtcatgcaatcatttgaatcagctgttctggtatagaggcacatctaaaacatgcagagcagggggccccgaggactggaattgggaaacactgcactAGAGGGACCCATAAAATCAGCCACGACACAGGAGTGAGCAGTAAActctgatatttattaaaaggcaACCTAAACAGGGCACATAGGATTATCAGCTGTAGCACTGGCTTGGTGATCAGTTACTGTAATGATGGGCTGAGGAACAAGGTGGAAAGCAGATGCTGCGCTGACGCAGAGCTCAGGAGGAAATGCCTGGGGAGGGAAGCGCTGATACAGGGCAGCGTACTAACTTTGTGAGGTAGCAGAAAAACCAAATCAAGATCCGAATCCTAATCAGAAGGGCCGAGGTCATGCACGATCGGTGCAGAGAGCAGAATCCGTGGGAGTGAGCGGTGTAACTGCAGTCCGATAAGGGCGAGGCAAAAGGGGCAGGTCCGAGGAACAAAGCGTGGTAGTAACTATGAAGGCGAGGTAGAAGTGCTGGAAAAGTACTTGCTGAAAGCGTTCGATAATCTGGCAGCGTGGTTGTGACTGAGAGAGGTTTAAGAAGGGAGACAATTAGGACACAACACAGGTGCGAGGAATAACGGAAATGAGGGACGTGACTTGGATTGgctcaaacaacaaaacacagagtACAATGTGAACATCACACGAACCTGTTATTTTACATGGATAAAGATACcacaaatttaatattaaattctcataaaagacacatttaaatttatgtcattttcataatttgctTTTTACAACCACATCCATTAATGTATTCTGCATTgggggttttatgtgatagaccataAGAATGTGGTGCATGAAATGTGATGTGCAAGGACGAGCACAAATatagctttaaaatgttttcacataaatGTTACATCTTTTTCTATTATAACAAATAGGTGTTCTTccaagattattatttttttatcgtTCCTTAAATCATCTACCTGCTTTTGCTGCACATCACTGCTGCCACTAACATTTTGTTACTGTTAATGGTGGTGGTGGTAATATGTGGTACCGTAAGAGCTGGATGTTGAAGGATAAGTTCACAGAGCTGGAGGAATTCTTTGTGCCCTAACCAAAAAAATTCAGGACATTAATGGGACGGACTTCACATCAGcaggtttaaaatgtttcatgtgaTATGGTTCCATCTTGACCCAAAAATATGTACTATAAgttaagaaatattaaatatttgagtattttatacattaataaAATTGTAGCAATATTAAAACAGCACACTTCATATGGATATGTGAGTTTACAATGTAAAACCTGCAGTcattacaaaaacatccaaaatctTTGCGGCTTGAGCTCCTCTAAGTCATTCCTAAAGTTGGGCTCAGGGTGCCTGTTTGTTGTTAATGTTTCACCCAACACCACATTTAGTATAGAGCTCCTAAAGCTCCTTCCCAACAATGATTTACTCTGCCAGTATCTCAAAACAAGCTCATCCTGACTTCTGTCATGCTAAATAAATGAACTACCATTGAATTTCTCTAttcctaaaatatattttccttaaTTTCAAGTTGTACAATACATTTCCCCGGCTGGTTGGATGGATAAAAAGCCGTcagattgtgttaaaaaatCGTGAAACGACATTGAAAGGACTGAAGCATTTAACCCAGAAACTGAAAGAGACACTCAACCCTCAGATTTGCAGAGGAGTGATCGACTGTTTTCTGattcaaaagcagaaagaagaggCAAGGCAacacaaatctatttttaaagaataatgaCAACATCAAAATGTGTGCCACATGTACCGTATTcacacagttttctttttaggaTTCTTTTGTCAAAGACTCTCAGTTCACTGAGGAGAACCTGTTACACACAGTGGCAAACCTGTTTGGTGCTGGAACCGACACCACAGCTGCAACACTGAGGTGGGGTTTGCTGCTCATGGCAAAGTATCCACAAATTCAaggtaagaaagaaaagaaaatatctgggATATTTTTCCTATAACcagaaaacatgattttcaGCATGTCCTCTGACTATTAAATGTTAGTTATATATAACCCAAACATATACATGTGTACATATGTCTTTGTGGTAACTGTGATCCCTAGAGGGAAATCTGTTGATCATTCACTTCTTGTTTACTGCAGACCAGGTTCAGGAGGAGCTGACCAGGGTGGTTGGAAGCCGCGAGGTTCATGTGGAAGACCGTAAAAATCTGCCGTACACTGATGCTGTCATCCATGAGATACAGCGCCTCGGTAACATTACTCCTATGGCGGTCCCACACAAAACCAGTCGAGATGTTACCTTTCAGGGGTATTTTATCAAAGAGGTGAGCAGGAGGGAAATAAATATAGGCTTCCAACAGACAATATCTTCCAGATGATCATGCTagtatttttgtcttcaggGAACTACTGTGATTCCCCTCCTTACATCTGTTCTGTATGATGAGAGTGAATGGGAGAGCCCACACACCTTCAACCCTTCTCATTTCTTGGACAAGGAGGGAAGATTTATCAAGAGAGATGCCTTTCTGCCATTTTCTGCGGGTAGAACAAACTCTAGCAGTTTGTTAATCAATCAGATAATCTTTGCCTTTCATGTTTGGATTAAAATGTgttacatgttttcttgttgcagGTCGCAGGGTGTGTCTTGGTGAGAGTCTGGCAAGGATGGAggttttcctcttcttcacctCACTCCTTCAACGTTTTCGTTTCACGCCTCCACCTGGAGTTTCTGAAGATGATCTGGATCTGACTCCAGCAGTGGGATTCACCGCCCCTCCTTCTCCTCATGAGCTCTGTGCTCTCAGTCGGCAGTGAAGAATGAAGCACTAGATTGTAGCTGATGTCTCTACCAGAACCCTGATGTCACTATTACAAATGATCACTTTAAATGTCTGCATGTTACTTTAATTTGCACACTTTATTTAAGGAGCTTGGAAGAGTTCTTTAGCTGTGGGCTTTATtcctcacttcctgcttttcttcTATT from the Gambusia affinis linkage group LG19, SWU_Gaff_1.0, whole genome shotgun sequence genome contains:
- the LOC122821779 gene encoding cytochrome P450 2K1-like — its product is METLKDFDFFLFSSPTTVLGLSLLFIILYLVTVGSSRETGKEPPGPKPLPLLGNLLQLDLQRPYKTLCELSKKYGSVFTVYFGPKKVVVLAGYRTVREALVSYPEEFGEREILPVFVDLSKHHGILFANGETWKEMRRFALSTLRDFGMGKRVAEEKILEECGHLIEVFESYKGKPFNTSRPTNNATCNIISSIVFGSRFEYDDPEFRDLVNLATENIKIVGSAGIQLYNTFPRLVGWIKSRQIVLKNRETTLKGLKHLTQKLKETLNPQICRGVIDCFLIQKQKEEDSFVKDSQFTEENLLHTVANLFGAGTDTTAATLRWGLLLMAKYPQIQDQVQEELTRVVGSREVHVEDRKNLPYTDAVIHEIQRLGNITPMAVPHKTSRDVTFQGYFIKEGTTVIPLLTSVLYDESEWESPHTFNPSHFLDKEGRFIKRDAFLPFSAGRRVCLGESLARMEVFLFFTSLLQRFRFTPPPGVSEDDLDLTPAVGFTAPPSPHELCALSRQ